A window of Microbispora hainanensis genomic DNA:
AGCAGGTCGCGTGCTTCCGCAACGCCGCGCGCCACCTGGCCCCCGGAGGCCGCTTCGTGATCGAGCTCCGGGTGCCCGGGCTGCGCAAGCTGCCGCCGGGCCAGGAGGCCGTGGTCTGGCATCAGGAGCCCGGCTACATCGGCCTGGACACCTACGACCTTCTACGGCAACACGTCGTGTCGCACCATTTAAGGTTCGACGAGAGCGGACAGGCCCGGCTGTTTCGCAGCCCCCACCGCTACATCTGGCCGGCCGAGCTCGATCTCATGGGCCGGCTCGCCGGGTTCGAGCTGGAAAGCAGGCACGCGGACTGGATCGGCACCGAGTTCACCGCGGAATCGCGTTCGCACGTTTCCGTCTATCGCATGCCGCCCGGTCGGACCTCGTCCCGATAACGGAATCGCGTATTTGCGGCGGGGCCCTGGGAATTCACTTCTCCTCGGCGGCGGACGAAATGCGGACGAGCGGGCCGTGCCGCCCCCGGCAGGGGAGAGCCCCACGAGGCGGCTGCCTCATGGGGCGAGGGTCCGGCAGGTTCGATGTGCGGTTATCCGGTCCTTGCTGCTGTTGCTGCCTCACTCTCCCCGCAGCTGATGCCGCTACCGCGGTCCGAATTCCTCGAATCGGCTGCGCTCGAGGCCGCGGTCTTCCATGCGTCCGCGTTCCTCGAACCGGCTGCGCTCGCGTCCGCGCTCTTCGAACCGGCCGCGGTCTTCCATGCGCCCGCGCTCTTCGAAGCGTCCTCGATCGAGGCCGCGGTCTTCGAACCGGCCGCGTTCCTCGAATCGGCCGCGCGGTTCCATGCGCCCGCGCTCTTCGAATCGGCCGCGCGGTTCCATGCGCCCGCGTTCCTCGAAGCGTCCGCGTTCCTCGAACCGCCCGCGCGGTTCCATGCGCCCGCGCTCCTCGAACCGCCCGCGTTCACGTCCGCGGTCTTCGAACCGTCCGCGTTCCTCGAACCGCCCGCGCGGTTCCATGCGTCCGCGCGTGCGCTCTTCGAACCGCCCGCGCTCGCGTCCGCGCTCTATGCGTCCGCGCTGCTCTATGCGTCCGCGCTCGCGGATGCGTACGCGACCGCGGTCGCCGTACGTCCGGTAGCGCTCACGGCCACGGCACCTGCCTCCGGGGCAGGGCTGTGTCGGGCTCTGCATGATCTGTGCGGTGCTGCCGGCCGCGTAGACCGGCTGCGTCTGCATCGTCACCGGGACGATGAGGGCCGACGCTGTGATCGCGCCAGCAGCGAGTGCTTCCTTGAGCATGAGTATCACTCCGTCGACTCCGTGACCGT
This region includes:
- a CDS encoding class I SAM-dependent methyltransferase, translated to MAIVGSMRQEEIWNTETAQNYDTPGAGMFAPEVLGPTVDRLAELAGDGRALEFAIGTGRVAVPLAERGVPVTGIELSRPMVEQLRTKVDEATIPVVIGDMASATAPGEYALVYLVYNTISNLLTQAEQVACFRNAARHLAPGGRFVIELRVPGLRKLPPGQEAVVWHQEPGYIGLDTYDLLRQHVVSHHLRFDESGQARLFRSPHRYIWPAELDLMGRLAGFELESRHADWIGTEFTAESRSHVSVYRMPPGRTSSR